The following proteins are co-located in the Camelina sativa cultivar DH55 chromosome 12, Cs, whole genome shotgun sequence genome:
- the LOC104730412 gene encoding acid phosphatase 1, with the protein MASPLSLSIWFFFFLFFVFLIDPSISTRTTFIKLPGSDDGSRYCDSWRLAAETNNAGTWDVIPSVCVDSVADYLNGEQFLSDYNVIADYAIAFAKTVEISGDGKDVWIFDIDETLLTNIDYYKAHSYGSEPFDVNSFNEWVVQGTAPAFDASLRLYNALKKLGFTIILLTGRDEDQRSFTESNLRDAGYSGWERLLLRGPKDQGTSATNYKSEQRSKLVEEGFKVRGNTGDQWSDLQGFAVADRSFKVPNPMYYIA; encoded by the exons ATGGCGTCTCCTCTTAGCCTTTcgatttggttcttcttcttcttattcttcgtCTTCTTAATCGATCCTTCCATCTCTACTCGCACCACTTTCATCAAACTCCCGGGAAGCGACGACGGATCTCGCTACTGCGACAGTTGGAGATTAGCCGCCGAGACCAACAACGCCGGAACTTGGGATGTGATCCCGTCCGTCTGCGTTGATTCCGTCGCTGATTATCTCAACGGAGAACAGTTCTTATCCGATTACAATGTCATCGCCGATTACGCCATCGCTTTCGCGAAGACGGTTGAAATCTCCGGCGACGGCAAGGACGTGTGGATCTTCGATATCGACGAGACGCTCCTCACCAATATCGACTACTACAAGGCTCATAGTTACGG GTCTGAACCATTCGACGTGAATAGTTTTAATGAGTGGGTGGTACAAGGAACAGCTCCAGCTTTTGATGCGAGTTTGAGACTATATAATGCTCTCAAGAAACTTGGTTTCACTATCATTTTGCTAACCGGACGAGACGAGGATCAAAGGAGTTTCACTGAGTCAAATCTCCGCGACGCCGGTTATTCCGGTTGGGAACGTCTCCTCTTGAG aggtccaaaagatcAAGGAACATCTGCTACAAATTACAAATCAGAGCAGCGATCGAAACTGGTTGAGGAAGGTTTCAAAGTCCGAGGCAATACTGGTGATCAATGGAGTGATTTGCAAGGTTTTGCTGTTGCTGATCGTTCTTTCAAAGTCCCAAACCCTATGTACTACATTGCTTGA
- the LOC104730414 gene encoding uncharacterized protein LOC104730414 isoform X2 encodes MNKSNPAGSVTGSDIIDAKIEEHQLCGSKKCPSCGHKLEGKPDWVGLPAGVKFDPTDQELIEHLEAKVLAKDFKSHPLIDEFIPTIEGEDGICYTHPEKLPGVTRDGLSRHFFHRPSKAYTTGTRKRRKIQTECDSNLQGSSSSGETRWHKTGKTRPVMVNGKQKGCKKILVLYTNFGKNRKPEKTNWVMHQYHLGTHEEEKEGELVVSKIFYQTQPRQCNWSSSTSSLNAIGGGGGEASSGGEYHMRRDSGTTSGGSCSSSREIINVNPPNRSDEVGGIGGGVMAVAAAAVAAGLPSYAMDQLSFVPFMKSFDEVARRETPQTGQATCEGVMAEQHRHRHHRHQASASTSHHMANDHHHHHQQHQQQRHHAFNISQPTHPISTIISPSTSLHHASINILDDNPYHVHRILLPNENYQTQQQQRQEGEEEHNDGKMGGRSASGLEELIMGCTSSTTHHDVKDGSSSLGNQQEAEWLKYSTFWSAPDSSDNQDHHG; translated from the exons ATGAACAAGAGTAACCCTGCTGGTTCGGTGACTGGTTCGGATATAATTGACGCAAAGATCGAAGAACATCAACTTTGTGGATCCAAGAAGTGTCCTAGCTGCGGTCACAAGCTCGAAGGCAAACCT GATTGGGTTGGTTTACCAGCAGGAGTGAAATTTGACCCAACGGATCAAGAACTGATTGAACATTTAGAAGCGAAAGTCTTAGCTAAAGACTTTAAATCTCACCCTCTCATTGACGAATTCATCCCAACCATTGAAGGCGAAGACGGCATTTGCTACACTCATCCTGAGAAACTTCCCG GAGTGACTAGAGATGGTTTAAGCAGACACTTCTTTCATAGACCATCAAAGGCGTACACGACGGGAACAAGAAAGCGAAGAAAGATCCAAACGGAATGTGACAGTAATCTGCAAGGAAGTAGTAGCTCGGGTGAGACGAGGTGGCATAAGACCGGTAAGACAAGACCGGTTATGGTAAATGGTAAGCAAAAAGGTTGTAagaagattttggttttgtatacCAATTTTGGTAAGAACCGAAAGCCGGAGAAAACCAATTGGGTAATGCATCAATACCATTTGGGGACAcatgaggaagagaaagagggagagcTAGTTGTGTCTAAGATCTTTTATCAGACTCAGCCTAGACAATGCAACTGGTCGTCTTCGACATCTAGCTTGAACGCTATAGGCGGCGGAGGCGGTGAAGCGAGTAGCGGCGGAGAGTATCATATGAGGAGAGATAGTGGGACTACTAGTGGGGGGAGTTGTTCTTCTTCTAGAGAGATTATTAATGTTAATCCTCCGAATCGATCAGATGAAGTAGGCGGCATTGGTGGTGGCGTTATGGCCGTAGCGGCTGCGGCAGTTGCGGCTGGGCTTCCGAGTTATGCAATGGATCAACTCAGCTTTGTTCCCTTTATGAAGAGCTTTGATGAG GTGGCGAGGAGGGAAACTCCTCAGACCGGGCAAGCTACATGTGAGGGTGTTATGGCTGAACAacatcgtcatcgtcatcatcgtcACCAGGCATCAGCATCAACATCACATCATATGGCTAAtgaccatcaccatcatcatcaacaacaccaacaacaacggCACCATGCATTCAACATAAGCCAGCCTACACATCCAATATCAACCATTATATCTCCATCGACTTCGCTTCATCATGCCTCCATTAATATCCTTGACGATAATCCTTATCATGTTCATCGAATCCTGCTTCCCAATGAAAATTACCAG ACACAACAGCAACAACgtcaagaaggagaagaagaacataatGATGGGAAGATGGGAGGAAGGTCAGCTTCTGGATTGGAGGAACTCATAATGGGCTGCACTTCTTCTACCACTCATCATGATGTAAAAGAT GGGTCATCATCATTGGGGAACCAACAAGAAGCAGAATGGTTGAAGTACTCCACGTTTTGGTCAGCCCCTGACTCTTCTGACAACCAAGATCATCATGGGTAA
- the LOC104730411 gene encoding rosmarinate synthase-like translates to MFAKEKTIMVEDHVRFICKRTVVSTRSIEPGRLYQFSVLDHVMEPNHIRLVYYYRSSKTREPGEITKKLRESLAYTLNCYPIVTGRLVKETDGTEEKEDVNLRWKVKSNDAGVRMVEARAAGSVEEWLRSVNREEELKLVHWEDMYQLHYYWSTFNVQVTEFERGGLAIGLSCSHLLADSVCAMMFIRAWADLTLSRSMMAPPLFHPLPPRRFANERLVSNNQLISQYIKSCSLMVSPSNVSEDHMVTVTLLFPDPLVRAGENESEISTFEILAGLFWICVSRAKGKRNELMNMSLCLDVRNLLRLDQSYFGNCMIYHRVPYSKPVKTKDKMLLFHAVEEIQNITKRLDYDTVMDLIEWLSSNNTGSICNGSDLVCTNIENMSHPRPVMFEEDLVLSHVSCYVKGPVAGGGQVIVLPSPSGKGPKSRVVMVSLPEREMVKVVEDELLLSFSPVVLMKNTKQIYNQ, encoded by the exons atgttTGCCAAAGAGAAGACAATAATGGTGGAGGACCATGTGAGATTCATATGCAAAAGAACCGTGGTGAGCACTAGATCGATCGAACCAGGGAGATTATACCAGTTTTCAGTTTTGGACCATGTCATGGAACCAAATCATATTCGTCTAGTGTACTATTACCGGTCTTCCAAGACTAGAGAACCGGgagaaatcacaaaaaaattaagggaGTCATTGGCATACACACTCAATTGTTATCCGATTGTAACGGGGAGATTGGTTAAGGAGACTGATGGTACGGAAGAGAAGGAGGATGTAAACCTGCGGTGGAAGGTGAAGAGCAACGACGCTGGCGTGAGGATGGTGGAGGCGAGAGCAGCCGGGTCAGTTGAGGAATGGCTTAGGAGTGTAAATAGAGAGGAAGAACTCAAGCTTGTTCATTGGGAAGACATGTACCAACTTCATTATTATTGGTCTACCTTTAATGTTCAG GTGACCGAGTTTGAACGTGGTGGGTTAGCTATTGGGTTAAGTTGTAGCCATCTCTTAGCTGATTCAGTGTGTGCAATGATGTTTATTCGAGCTTGGGCAGATTTAACTCTGTCTCGTTCCATGATGGCTCCACCACTCTTCCACCCGTTGCCGCCTCGCCGGTTTGCTAACGAGAGACTGGTCTCTAACAACCAACTGATCAGCCAGTACATCAAATCTTGTTCTCTAATGGTTTCACCGTCAAACGTGTCCGAGGACCATATGGTCACCGTTACTCTTCTATTCCCGGACCCGTTGGTTAGAGCTGGAGAGAATGAGTCAGAGATTTCGACATTTGAGATTTTGGCTGGACTCTTTTGGATATGCGTGAGTCGAGCGAAAGGGAAGAGAAACGAGCTCATGAACATGTCCTTGTGTTTAGACGTTAGAAACTTACTGCGTTTAGACCAAAGTTATTTTGGTAATTGCATGATTTATCACAGGGTTCCCTATTCCAAACCGGTTAAAACCAAAGACAAAATGTTATTATTTCACGCTGTTGAAGAGATTCAGAACATAACTAAGAGACTAGACTACGACACGGTCATGGACTTGATCGAATGGCTGAGTAGCAATAATACTGGTTCAATATGTAATGGTTCGGATCTCGTGTGTACCAATATAGAGAACATGTCTCATCCGCGTCCAGTTATGTTCGAGGAAGATTTGGTTCTTAGCCACGTGTCTTGCTATGTTAAAGGACCTGTAGCTGGAGGTGGACAAGTCATAGTGCTTCCCTCACCGTCAGGTAAGGGACCAAAGAGCCGAGTGGTTATGGTCAGTCTTCCTGAAAGAGAGATGGTTAAGGTTGTAGAGGATGAGCTTCTTCTAAGCTTTTCTCCGGTTGTACttatgaaaaatacaaaacaaatatataatcaataa
- the LOC104730413 gene encoding leucine-rich repeat extensin-like protein 6, with the protein MSKKKKDNNLKLLCFVLFLGGLIQTDASFGVGGGVGVGIGGGGGVWIGGGYNNGGNRNAGPGSVQNSVAYNALQAWKSAITEDPSGVLKTWVGSDVCSYKGVFCSGQTITSIDLNHANLKGTLVRDLALLSDLNILHLNSNRFSDQIPDSFKNLVSLQELDLSNNLLSGPFPLVTLYIPNLEYLDLRFNSFSGLIPEELFNKRLDAILLNNNQFAGEIPRNLGNSPASVINLANNRFSGEIPTSFGLTGSRVKEVLLLNNQLTGCIPESVGMFSEIQVFDVSYNSLMGHVPETISCLSAIEILNLAHNKFTGEVPDLVCSLRSLINLTVSFNFFSGFSSECYSRISFGFDFVGNCIPGRNSQRPQPDCSGYSGGAMSCFRIPTQPLACAAISVGLKEGNDQYTSSLP; encoded by the coding sequence atgtctaagaagaagaaagacaacaaCTTAAAGCTTCTCTGTTTCGTCCTCTTTTTGGGTGGTTTGATTCAGACAGATGCTTCTTTTGGAGTAGGAGGCGGTGTTGGAGTCGGAATCGGTGGCGGCGGTGGCGTTTGGATTGGCGGCGGATACAACAACGGTGGTAACCGTAATGCAGGTCCAGGATCAGTTCAAAACAGTGTAGCTTACAATGCACTCCAAGCTTGGAAGTCAGCGATTACAGAGGATCCATCAGGTGTTCTTAAAACATGGGTTGGATCAGATGTTTGTTCTTACAAAGGTGTGTTCTGTTCTGGTCAAACAATAACCTCCATAGATCTTAACCATGCAAACCTCAAAGGCACACTTGTCAGAGACCTCGCTTTACTCTCAGACCTCAACATCCTCCATCTCAACAGTAACAGATTCTCAGACCAAATCCCAGATTCTTTCAAGAACTTAGTTTCACTTCAAGAACTTGACCTAAGCAACAACTTACTCTCAGGTCCTTTCCCTTTAGTCACACTCTACATCCCAAACCTGGAATACCTCGATCTCCGGTTCAATAGTTTCTCCGGTTTAATCCCTGAAGAGCTTTTCAACAAACGGTTAGACGCGATTCTCCTCAACAACAACCAATTCGCCGGAGAAATCCCAAGAAACCTCGGGAACTCTCCGGCTTCGGTGATTAATCTCGCGAACAACAGATTCTCCGGCGAAATCCCGACTAGTTTTGGCCTCACGGGTTCGAGGGTGAAGGAAGTTTTGCTTTTGAATAACCAGTTAACCGGTTGTATACCGGAATCAGTTGGTATGTTCTCTGAGATCCAAGTCTTTGACGTAAGCTACAATTCATTGATGGGTCATGTCCCAGAGACCATCTCTTGCTTGTCGGCGattgaaattttgaatcttgCCCACAATAAATTCACCGGCGAGGTTCCTGATTTGGTCTGTTCGTTGAGGAGTTTGATTAACCTCACTGTttctttcaacttcttctctgGGTTTAGCTCTGAGTGTTATTCCAGGATTAGTTTCGGGTTTGATTTCGTCGGTAATTGTATCCCCGGGAGGAACTCACAGCGGCCTCAGCCGGATTGTTCTGGTTATTCCGGCGGTGCTATGAGCTGTTTTAGGATTCCGACGCAGCCTTTAGCTTGTGCTGCAATAAGTGTTGGATTGAAAGAGGGTAACGATCAGTACACTTCATCTCTTCCATAA
- the LOC104730414 gene encoding uncharacterized protein LOC104730414 isoform X1, with protein sequence MNKSNPAGSVTGSDIIDAKIEEHQLCGSKKCPSCGHKLEGKPQDWVGLPAGVKFDPTDQELIEHLEAKVLAKDFKSHPLIDEFIPTIEGEDGICYTHPEKLPGVTRDGLSRHFFHRPSKAYTTGTRKRRKIQTECDSNLQGSSSSGETRWHKTGKTRPVMVNGKQKGCKKILVLYTNFGKNRKPEKTNWVMHQYHLGTHEEEKEGELVVSKIFYQTQPRQCNWSSSTSSLNAIGGGGGEASSGGEYHMRRDSGTTSGGSCSSSREIINVNPPNRSDEVGGIGGGVMAVAAAAVAAGLPSYAMDQLSFVPFMKSFDEVARRETPQTGQATCEGVMAEQHRHRHHRHQASASTSHHMANDHHHHHQQHQQQRHHAFNISQPTHPISTIISPSTSLHHASINILDDNPYHVHRILLPNENYQTQQQQRQEGEEEHNDGKMGGRSASGLEELIMGCTSSTTHHDVKDGSSSLGNQQEAEWLKYSTFWSAPDSSDNQDHHG encoded by the exons ATGAACAAGAGTAACCCTGCTGGTTCGGTGACTGGTTCGGATATAATTGACGCAAAGATCGAAGAACATCAACTTTGTGGATCCAAGAAGTGTCCTAGCTGCGGTCACAAGCTCGAAGGCAAACCT caGGATTGGGTTGGTTTACCAGCAGGAGTGAAATTTGACCCAACGGATCAAGAACTGATTGAACATTTAGAAGCGAAAGTCTTAGCTAAAGACTTTAAATCTCACCCTCTCATTGACGAATTCATCCCAACCATTGAAGGCGAAGACGGCATTTGCTACACTCATCCTGAGAAACTTCCCG GAGTGACTAGAGATGGTTTAAGCAGACACTTCTTTCATAGACCATCAAAGGCGTACACGACGGGAACAAGAAAGCGAAGAAAGATCCAAACGGAATGTGACAGTAATCTGCAAGGAAGTAGTAGCTCGGGTGAGACGAGGTGGCATAAGACCGGTAAGACAAGACCGGTTATGGTAAATGGTAAGCAAAAAGGTTGTAagaagattttggttttgtatacCAATTTTGGTAAGAACCGAAAGCCGGAGAAAACCAATTGGGTAATGCATCAATACCATTTGGGGACAcatgaggaagagaaagagggagagcTAGTTGTGTCTAAGATCTTTTATCAGACTCAGCCTAGACAATGCAACTGGTCGTCTTCGACATCTAGCTTGAACGCTATAGGCGGCGGAGGCGGTGAAGCGAGTAGCGGCGGAGAGTATCATATGAGGAGAGATAGTGGGACTACTAGTGGGGGGAGTTGTTCTTCTTCTAGAGAGATTATTAATGTTAATCCTCCGAATCGATCAGATGAAGTAGGCGGCATTGGTGGTGGCGTTATGGCCGTAGCGGCTGCGGCAGTTGCGGCTGGGCTTCCGAGTTATGCAATGGATCAACTCAGCTTTGTTCCCTTTATGAAGAGCTTTGATGAG GTGGCGAGGAGGGAAACTCCTCAGACCGGGCAAGCTACATGTGAGGGTGTTATGGCTGAACAacatcgtcatcgtcatcatcgtcACCAGGCATCAGCATCAACATCACATCATATGGCTAAtgaccatcaccatcatcatcaacaacaccaacaacaacggCACCATGCATTCAACATAAGCCAGCCTACACATCCAATATCAACCATTATATCTCCATCGACTTCGCTTCATCATGCCTCCATTAATATCCTTGACGATAATCCTTATCATGTTCATCGAATCCTGCTTCCCAATGAAAATTACCAG ACACAACAGCAACAACgtcaagaaggagaagaagaacataatGATGGGAAGATGGGAGGAAGGTCAGCTTCTGGATTGGAGGAACTCATAATGGGCTGCACTTCTTCTACCACTCATCATGATGTAAAAGAT GGGTCATCATCATTGGGGAACCAACAAGAAGCAGAATGGTTGAAGTACTCCACGTTTTGGTCAGCCCCTGACTCTTCTGACAACCAAGATCATCATGGGTAA
- the LOC104730409 gene encoding uncharacterized protein LOC104730409, with the protein MQARFELDEDWQRISVIHQMGHLWRSHKSVTVKAINLAANNQERMNLRPPNIGPVDWQKFVKLKTSAAFKAVSEKYKAKRKNQIPHTTSRKGISRLTEEMKAESEDPSSVTRLDVWIKSRTKKDGTPVDTNAADLIQKAAEIGGSDAPAFLTNPDEDHLAKLLGPDNSGRLRAMGRGMSKTKLACLQMQSKCMAEMEERQVKLVKQVNALESELGRIKNQRPEAEMDENSAARVTYSYFFSYQLSDSS; encoded by the exons ATGCAGGCAAGGTTTGAGCTTGATGAAGATTGGCAAAGGATATCTGTGATTCACCAGATGGGACATTTGTGGCGATCACACAAGTCTGTCACGGTGAAGGCTATAAATTTGGCTGCAAATAACCAAGAGAGGATGAATTTGAGACCACCAAATATTGGTCCTGTTGATTGGCAAAAATTTGTCAAACTCAAAACTAGTGCTGCATTTAAG GCCGTGAGtgagaaatataaagcaaaaagaaagaatcagataCCTCACACCACTAGTCGTAAAGGGATCAGCAGACTAACAGAAGAAATG AAAGCTGAAAGTGAAGATCCTTCCAGCGTGACAAGACTAGATGTTTGGATCAAGTCTCGCACCAAAAAGGATGGTACACCAGTAGATACGAATGCAGCTGATTTGATT CAAAAAGCAGCTGAAATTGGTGGAAGTGATGCTccagcatttttaacaaatccagATGAAGATCACCTCGCCAAGCTTTTAGGACCTGACAATTCTGGTAGGCTGAGGGCAATGGGTAGAGGCATGAGTAAGACCAAATTAGCTTGTTTACAAATGCAGAGCAAGTGTATGGCTGAAATGGAAGAGCGGcaagtaaaattagtaaaacaggTCAATGCCTTGGAAAGTGAACTTGGCAGAATCAAGAATCAG agaccagaagctgaaatggatgaaaactcagctgcaagagtaacatattcttacttcttttcatatcagctaagtgattcttcttag